In the genome of Triticum urartu cultivar G1812 chromosome 5, Tu2.1, whole genome shotgun sequence, one region contains:
- the LOC125556533 gene encoding auxin-responsive protein SAUR36-like: MISPRSLVQQAKKWQQMAALRKRRPATMGAIHDADLRGASAIADKGHCVVYTTGGERFEVPLVYLSTTVFGELLRMSEDEFGFTSEDRITVPCNAAVMAYVICLLKRKPSEEVERAVLSSVVMPRSNQSGIAMVCTGLGQSMAIF, encoded by the coding sequence ATGATAAGTCCTAGGAGCCTAGTTCAGCAGGCAAAGAAGTGGCAGCAGATGGCAGCCCTCAGGAAGCGGAGGCCAGCGACGATGGGGGCGATCCACGACGCCGACCTGCGGGGAGCATCGGCCATCGCAGACAAGGGCCACTGCGTTGTCTACACCACCGGTGGAGAGCGGTTCGAGGTCCCGCTGGTGTACCTCAGTACAACGGTGTTCGGGGAACTCCTGAGGATGTCGGAGGACGAGTTCGGGTTCACGAGTGAAGACAGGATCACGGTACCTTGCAACGCGGCGGTGATGGCGTATGTGATATGCTTGCTTAAAAGAAAGCCTTCAGAGGAGGTGGAGAGAGCCGTCCTTAGCTCTGTGGTAATGCCACGCAGCAACCAGAGTGGCATCGCCATGGTTTGCACGGGTCTTGGCCAGTCAATGGCTATATTTTAG